In the genome of Nitratireductor sp. GISD-1A_MAKvit, the window ATTCGCAGCCGGTTTCGATTGCGAATTGTGTGCGACTGTCGTTTAGAATTGCACGGGGCGGAGTAAACTGCCCTCATTTGCTGGATTTGCCGGGAGACTAGAATGGCGCGTCACATTGAAAAACGACTGCTGGAACTGGGTGTTGAACTGCCGGATGCGGCAGCCCCCGTTGCCAATTACGTACCCTATGTTCAGGCCGGCAACCTGCTCATGACCTCCGGCCAGCTTCCCATGAAGGACGGAAAACTGATGGCCATGGGCCTGTTGGGAAGGGATCTGGGCGTTGAGGCAGGCAAGCTTGCGGCCAAGTGGTGTGCGGTCAACATTCTTGCACAGACACGCGCCGCCCTGGGAGATCTCGAACGAATCAAACGCGTCGTGCGCATTTCCGTCTATGTCGCATCGACCCCCGATTTCACCGAACAGCATCTCGTGGCAAACGGTGCCTCGGACTTTCTCGCAGCCGCATTGGGCGAGCGCGGCCGCCACGCGCGCGCTGCCGTCGGCATGGCTTCTCTTCCGATGAATGCCCCTGTCGAGATCGATGCCGTGATAGAGGTTGAAAACAATTGAGTGCACAGTCCTGGCTGACCGCACAGCCGATTGCTCATCGCGGTCTGCACGACATGAACAAGGTGCGCTGGGAGAACACGCTCTCAGCGTTCCAGGCCGCCATCGACGGGGCCTACGCGATCGAGTGCGATGTGCATCTTTCGAGCGATGACGTTCCGATGGTGTTTCACGACCATGCCCTGCGACGGCTGACGGGACAGGATGGGACGATTGCGGGCAAGACTGCCGCCCAGATGGGCGCACTCAAGGTCGGTGATACGGCCGACCACGTGCCCACACTGCGCGAAATGCTTGCGCTTGTCGCCGGCCGGGTGCCGCTGGTGATCGAGCTCAAGGGTTCGGATGGTCACGACGACGCGCTGGTTGCCAGGGCCGTCGAGGCCCTAGATGGCTATTCGGGGCCGGTGGCGCTCATGTCGTTCGAGCACAGGCTGGTGCGTCAGCTCGCCAGGCTTGCACCGCACCTGCCGCGTGGCCTGACTGCCGAGGGGCTTTCTGTCGAAGCAATCGAAGCCCATTTTTCGATGCTGGCCCATGACCTCTCATTCGTATCCTATGCCGTCACGGAACTTCCCAACCCGTTCATCACCTTCGTGCGGGAGAGGCTCGCGATGCCGGTCATCACCTGGACGGTCAAAGACCAGAAATCGGCCGATCACACTTTCGCCAATGCAGACCAGATAACCTTCGAAGGCTTCGTGCCGCTGGTATCATGAAACGCCCCCGCCACTTGAAGCCTCGGCCTGCCCGCGCTTAGTTATCTCCATGACGACAGATGATGCGAGTGCCGGAATGGCGGGCGATCTGACCCTCACGGTCACATCGTCTTTCTCCGACATACCGAAATCCGACTGGGAAGGCCTTGCGGGCACGAACCGCCGGATACGAAGCACGCCCTACAACCCCTTTTTATCCCACGCGTTTTTGTCCAGCCTGGAAGAAAGCGGATGCGCCACGCGGGAAAGCGGCTGGCTGGGCCAGCACCTGCTTCTGCGTTCGGCCGATGGCGTGCTGCTAGGGGCAGTGCCCTGCTACCTCAAATCGCACAGCCAGGGCGAATATGTGTTCGATCACGGCTGGGCCGACGCCTTTGAGCGGGTCGGCGGGCGATACTACCCCAAACTGCAGGCCTCGGTGCCGTTCACACCGGCGCGGGGCCCCCGTCTGCTCACCCGCGAGGAGGCGCGCTCCAGCGTGGTGCGCGATGCACTGGCGCAGGGCCTGAAGACCCTCACGGGCCGGCTCGGGGTTTCTTCCGCCCATGTGACGTTTGCGGTGGATGAGGACATGAGCGCACTGGAGCGGGCCGGTTTTCTGACGCGCACCGATCAGCAGTTTCATTTCTTCAATCGCGGCTATGAAAACCATGGCGATTTTCTCGCCACACTCGCCTCACGCAAGCGCAAGGCGCTGAAGAAGGAACGGCGTACCGCGCTCGAAAACGGCATCGAGATCGACTGGTTGACGGGATCCGACCTGAACGAAGCGGTCTGGGACGATTTTTTCAGCTTTTATCTCGACACCGGCAGCCGAAAGTGGGGACGCCCCTATCTCAACCGCCAATTCTTTTCGCTGATCGGCGAACGCATGGCCGACGACATACTGCTCGTCATGGCACGCCGGAACGGTCGCTACATTGCCGGCGCGATCAACTTCATCGGTTCGCAAACGCTCTATGGCCGCAACTGGGGCTGCGTGGAAGACCATCCGTTTCTGCATTTCGAGGTCTGCTATCATCAGGCCATCGATTTCGCCATTTCGCGCGGCCTCGACACCGTTGAGGCCGGTGCACAGGGTGAACACAAGCTTGCCCGTGGTTACGAGCCGGTCACCACCCGTTCGGCGCATTTCATCCCCCATGAAGGTTTGAGGCGCGCGGTGGCACAATATCTCGAGCTTGAGCGAAGAGACGTGGCGGAAATCAACCGCGTTCTCGGAGAGCACACCCCGTTTCGAAAGAACTGAAACGGCTCAGTGCATCACCGATTTCGAAAACAGGTTGATGACGAGCACTCCGGCAATGATCAGCGCAACGCCGATCAGCGCAGGCGTGTCGAGCGCCTGCCGGAACCACAGCCAGCCAATCGCGGTGATAAAAACAATACCCGCACCCGACCATAGCGCGTAGACAATGCCGACAGACATGGTGCGCAGTGTGAGCGACAGGAAAAAGAACGCAACCCCATAGCCAACGAGCGTCACGAGCGAGGGGATCAGACGAGAGAACCCGTCCGTCTGTTTCAGCGCGGTCGTGGCCACGACTTCGAACAGGATTGCCACAATCAG includes:
- a CDS encoding RidA family protein is translated as MARHIEKRLLELGVELPDAAAPVANYVPYVQAGNLLMTSGQLPMKDGKLMAMGLLGRDLGVEAGKLAAKWCAVNILAQTRAALGDLERIKRVVRISVYVASTPDFTEQHLVANGASDFLAAALGERGRHARAAVGMASLPMNAPVEIDAVIEVENN
- a CDS encoding multidrug efflux SMR transporter, which codes for MTYAYLIVAILFEVVATTALKQTDGFSRLIPSLVTLVGYGVAFFFLSLTLRTMSVGIVYALWSGAGIVFITAIGWLWFRQALDTPALIGVALIIAGVLVINLFSKSVMH
- a CDS encoding glycerophosphodiester phosphodiesterase, which produces MSAQSWLTAQPIAHRGLHDMNKVRWENTLSAFQAAIDGAYAIECDVHLSSDDVPMVFHDHALRRLTGQDGTIAGKTAAQMGALKVGDTADHVPTLREMLALVAGRVPLVIELKGSDGHDDALVARAVEALDGYSGPVALMSFEHRLVRQLARLAPHLPRGLTAEGLSVEAIEAHFSMLAHDLSFVSYAVTELPNPFITFVRERLAMPVITWTVKDQKSADHTFANADQITFEGFVPLVS
- a CDS encoding GNAT family N-acetyltransferase; the encoded protein is MAGDLTLTVTSSFSDIPKSDWEGLAGTNRRIRSTPYNPFLSHAFLSSLEESGCATRESGWLGQHLLLRSADGVLLGAVPCYLKSHSQGEYVFDHGWADAFERVGGRYYPKLQASVPFTPARGPRLLTREEARSSVVRDALAQGLKTLTGRLGVSSAHVTFAVDEDMSALERAGFLTRTDQQFHFFNRGYENHGDFLATLASRKRKALKKERRTALENGIEIDWLTGSDLNEAVWDDFFSFYLDTGSRKWGRPYLNRQFFSLIGERMADDILLVMARRNGRYIAGAINFIGSQTLYGRNWGCVEDHPFLHFEVCYHQAIDFAISRGLDTVEAGAQGEHKLARGYEPVTTRSAHFIPHEGLRRAVAQYLELERRDVAEINRVLGEHTPFRKN